The genomic region GCCTATCGAAACAAACGCGGAAGCACAGCAGCAGTATCTCGCAAACGCCTGTGACGTTTACACCACAGACGCGTCTGGCCTTGCGGCAACCCGCGCGACCTTCGAGAACCCAGGCGACCACGTTCTTCTGCCTGAAATCATCTCCAAAGAGCCTCTCGGGCCGCTTGTTCGCCACGGCGACAACGAGTGGGGCGACATCGTTCGCTGGTCTTTGAACGCTTTGATCGCAGCTGAAGAGCTGGGCATCACTTCGGCAAACATCGCTGAATTGGCTGCTGCACCTGGTCAGAACCCAGAAATCAACCGTATTCTTGGCACTGAGGGCGACCTCGGCGCGATGCTTGGTCTGGAGGCAAACTGGGCGGTTAACGCGATCTCTGCTGGTGGTAACTATGGCGAGATCTTTGAGCGTTTCTTGGGCGAAAGCACCCCAATCGGTCTGGCACGCGGCTTGAACGCGCAGTGGACTGATGGTGGCCTGCTCTACTCCCCACCATTCCGCTAAGGTCTGAACGGAAGTTGGGCGCGGCATTCCCGCGCCCTTCTTCTATTCTAATATCCAAAATTACGCTGAAAGTGTTGCGACCCGTTTGTGCCGCACTGAAACTTTTTTACGCTGATATAATGACAGGATTCCGCCATGGCCTCGATACCGGATCCAAGTTCTGAACCCTTCCGCTTGGGTCAGTTGATTTATGATCGTCGTTATCGCTCAATGACGATCCAAGTATTCGCTTTCATTATGATCATGGCTTTTCTTTGGCAGCTTGGCTGGAACACGGTTCAAAACCTGTCCGCGCTTGGCAAAGATTTTGATTTTGGCTTTCTAGGGTCGCGCGCGGGCTATGATATCAACCAGCGCTTGATCGAATATTCCAACGACAGCACCCATGGCCGTGCTGCGATTATTGGGATCTTGAACACGCTGCTTGTCGCCTTTCTGGGCTGTATTCTTGCCACGATAATTGGCGTGATAGCAGGCGTTTTGCGTCTTTCGAAAAACTGGATCGTAGCGCGTTTGATGACGGTTTATGTGGAAGGGTTCCGCAATGTGCCGTTGCTGTTGTGGATCCTTGTGATCTTCGCCGTCATGACCGAAGCCACCCCACAGCCGCGCGATTTCCGCGAAGGCGGGGATGCGTCCATGATCCTGTTCGACAGTATCGCGATTACAAATCGCGGTATCTTTATCCCGCGTCCGATTTGGGGTGAGGGCTCAACCCTGCTTGTGGCGGTGTTTTTTGCTTCACTCTTTGCGATTTGGGCTTTCCGCCGCTATGCGCGCAAAAAACAAGAGGCAACGGGTCAAATCTTGCCTGTGTTCTGGATTTCTACGGCTTTGTTCTTTGTGCCTTCAATTATTTTCTACTTCATTCTGGGCGGGCCAGTCACGCTGCAGTTGCCTGAATTGGGTGGGTTCAACTTTACGGGCGGCCTACAGGTGCGCAACTCGCTGATTGCCTTGTGGTTTGCGTTGTCGCTCTACACGGGTGCGTTCATCGCAGAGATTGTGCGCTCAGGTATTTTGGCGGTATCACGCGGGCAAACCGAAGCAGCCTTTGCCTTGGGCTTGCGCCCCAACCGCACGATGAATTTGGTGATCCTGCCGCAGGCCTTGCGCGTGATCATCCCACCCCTGATTTCGCAATATCTGAACCTGACCAAGAACTCCTCCTTGGCGATTGCTGTGGGTTATATGGATGTGCGGTCTACCTTGGGTGGGATCACGATCAACCAAACAGGCCGCGAGCTTGAAGGGATGCTCCTCTTGGGCGTCTTTTACTTGGTCACATCCCTAATCATTTCGAGCGTGATGAATGTCTACAACAACGCCGTTAAGTTGAAGGAGCGCTGAGATGGCAAATTCTGCGAATAGCTCCGTTTCTTATGTGCGCACCGAGATGCTGCCCGAGCAGGCCCCGCCTGTCTCGGAAGCGGGCGTGGTGAAATGGGTGCGTGAAAACCTGTTCTCTGGGCCGCTCAATACAATCCTAACAATCCTGTCTTTGGTCGCGATTTATTGGGTGGTCAGCCATGTTTTCCAATGGTTTGCCTATGGCATTTGGACTGCAAATTCACTGAGTGAATGCCGTGAGGTGCGTGATGCGCTTTACGCCGATGGTCGCAATGTCGCCTGTTGGGCCGTCTTGAGCGAGCGTTGGAACCAACTTCTCTTTGGGTTCTACCCCGCCGATGCATATTGGCGCCCTGTTGTGGCTTTGATTGTGTTCTTCATCGCCGTTGCGCCTGTGATGTTCAACTTTGGTGGCCGCAAATTGGCGATCTTCTCGGCCGTGTCGCCCTTCATTTGCTACTGGCTGTTATGGGGCGGGTCGATTTGGGGGCCAATCCTGACGGCTCTGGGCTTTGTTTTGGCATGGTTGGCCTATGGCCAGATCACACGGCAATTCGGGGCTTTGGCAGGCGTTGTGGCGAGCATCCTTGTGCCGCTGATCTATTGGCGCTTTGGGGTTGCCCCACTAACGGGACTGGCCGATGGCATCTTGCCCATTGGAATTGAAAATATCCAATCCAAGGATTTCGGCGGGTTCATGTTGGCGCTGATCATCGGGATCACGGGCATTGTTCTGTCTTTGCCGCTTGGGATTTTGCTTGCGCTTGGGCGTCAGTCTGATTTGTTCATCATCAACAAATTCTCGGTGATCTTTATTGAGGTGATCCGCGGCGTTCCGTTGATTGTGTGGCTGTTCACGGCATCGCTTTTGTTGAACTACTTCCTGCCGCCTGGAACGAATTTTGACCTGATGCTCCGCGTGATTATCATGGTCACGCTCTTTGCCGCTGCCTATATGGCCGAGGTTGTGCGCGGTGGTTTGGCCGCCCTGCCTCGTGGGCAATATGAGGGGGCAGATAGTCTGGGCTTGGATTACTGGCAATCCATGCGCTTGATCATCCTGCCTCAGGCTTTGAAAATCTCAATTCCGGGCATCGTGAACACGTTTATCGGTTTGTTCAAAGACACAACTCTCGTGGTGTTCATCGGTCTGCTTGACCCGATCGGTCTGTCTAACGCAATCCGCGCCACGACCGAATGGAACGGGATTTACTGGGAATTGTTCATCTTCATCGGGCTTTGCTTCTTTGTGTTTTGCTACGCGATGTCCCGCTATTCGCAATATCTTGAGCGCAAGCTCGCAACAGATCGTCATTAAGGAGAGGCCGATATGAGTGAAGCCACCCCCTCCATCCAAGATCGTGAGATCAACCGTTCGCAGATGAAAGTCACCGATGAGGTGGCGGTTGAAATTCGCGATATGAACAAATGGTATGGTTCGTTCCATGTTTTGCGGGACATCAACCTTACTGTGAACCGCGGCGAACGTATCGTCATCTGTGGGCCATCTGGCTCGGGGAAATCTACGCTGATCCGCTGCATCAATGCATTGGAGGAGCATCAAAAGGGCTCCATCACTGTGGATGGCACATTGCTGTCAAATGACCTCAAGAACATTGACAAAATCCGTTCCGAGGTCGGGATGTGCTTTCAGCATTTCAACCTGTTTCCGCATTTGACCATTTTGGAAAACTGCACATTGGCCCCAATTTGGGTGCGCAAGACGCCCAAGAAAGAGGCCGAAGAAACGGCAATGTATTTCCTTGAGAAGGTGAAAATCCCCGATCAAGCGCATAAATATCCAGGGCAGCTGTCAGGGGGCCAGCAGCAGCGTGTGGCCATCGCGCGCAGCCTCTGTATGCGTCCGCGTATCATGCTGTTTGACGAACCGACATCGGCACTTGATCCTGAGATGATCAAGGAAGTTTTGGATACGATGATCCAATTGGCTGAAGAAGGTATGACCATGCTCTGTGTGACCCATGAGATGGGCTTTGCCCGTCAGGTTGCCAATCGCGTGATCTTTATGGATGCAGGCCAGATTGTTGAGCAAAACGAGCCTGAGCCGTTCTTCACCAACCCGCAAAATGACCGCACCAAGCTGTTCTTGAGCCAAATCTTGGGCCACTGATCCCGCTTAGGGCAAGTCACGCGGTGTGATAAAGGCGCGGGCAACCCCCGCGCCTATTTCTATGTTGGCCCAAGATGTTGCGTTAAAGTCCACGACCAAGGTCGCGGCTGTAGGGTAGCGGGTGAATTTCTCGTGTTGGGGCTGTGTCGCCACCAGAGAGCGCGCTAAGCTCCCAATACCAGGATTATGCCCGATGACGGCCAATGTGTGGCCCTCACTGGCCCTGATGACATTCAGCATATCAGGCGGCATCGCGAGATAGAGCGCGCGTGTATAAGAAACTTCGATTTCCGCACCGCTGAGGCATCGGGAAATCGCTGCCCATGTATCGACAGCACGGGTTGCGGTCGAGCAAAGCACATGATCAGGCCTATACCCCTGCGCCTCAAGCCATGTTCCAACGCGCGGTGCATCCTCTATTCCGCGGGCATTGAGGGGGCGGTCATGGTCATCCAACCCTGCATCGCCCCAATCTGATTTTGCATGGCGGATTAAGATCAACGTCAGGGTCATGGGTGAAAGCTCCGCATGTGGAAATGTGATTGCGCCTCAACGCGTCCAAAGTTTTGTGAGATCGGGCAGGCGCGCCGCGCCCTGCAGCCCTTGGTCATGCAATCTGCCCCCGCCATTGTGTTCAGATGGTCGTGGCATCGGATCGTATCATAGCCCGATCCGTCAAAGGCTGCGACAGGGCATGCGCTGCGGCAGGGTTGGTGCGTGCAGCTGTCGCATGGGCGGTCTTGGGCAGGCGCTTGAGGCATTGCATAGGGCAAGCCAAGTGCGCCGCGAAAGGAAACAAACAATCCCGATTGCGCATGGATGAGCAACCTTATTGGGCTAGGCCATACCGCACCTGTCGCCAAAGCCCATTGGTAAAATGGTGCATAGGGTGGGCCACCAAAGGGAAAATAGGCTTCCCCCCCAATCTCGCGGGCCCAGTCACCGATGACCCGCGCAGACCAGCGATCCATCGGGTCAGGGGCGCCATCACGATATTCGGAGCTGTCTTCAAACGCAGACCAAAAGCGAGGCTCATCTGGCCCCAAAAGCACCACGGTTTTTACCTCAGGGCCTAGGCCGTGACTGTCCTCTGGGGCAAAATGCCCCAAAATGCGAAGGTGCCGCGCATGCGCGCCTTGTGAAAGGTCGGTTAGGTTCATTCTTTAGCCTGCGCTGATTGCTCTGCGCTGCGCAAGCGAAACTAAGCGCGGATGATTGATCCTGCCCCGTGATCCGTGAACAATTCCAAAAGGCAGGCATTGGGCGCGCGCCCGTCCAAAATAACGGCGGCGCGCACGCCTGCGCGCACGGCTGACAGGGCCGTTTCGGTTTTGGGGATCATTCCGCCTGCGATGACCCCGCTTTCGGTCATGGCCTCAACATCGGCGGCGCTCAATTCGGTTACCACTTCGCCATCGGCATTTTTGACGCCCGACACATCAGTCAAAAGCAGCAGGCGATCTGCCTTCAGGGCGGCGGCAATAGCCCCCGCTGCCGTGTCGCCATTGATATTATAGCTGTGACCATCACGATCTGCACCAATGGGGGCAATCACAGGGATCATCTCGGCCTCAAAGAGTTGCCGGAGAAGGGTCGTGTCTACCTCGCTGGGTTCGCCGACAAAGCCAAGTTCGGGGTCGGCCATTGTGCAGGTGATCATCGAGGCATCTTTGCCCGACAGACCAACTGCGCGCCCGCCTTCGGCGTTGATCGCCTGCACGATCCGCTTATTGACCTGACCCGATAGAACCATTTCCACAACATCCATCGTGGCGGCATCCGTGACCCGCTTGCCGCGCGTGAAGGTGGAAGTCACGCCAAGCTTTTCAAGCATCTCATTGATCATTGGCCCGCCGCCATGCACCACCACAGGGTTCACCCCAACAGTGCGCATCAGCATCACATCGCGCGCGAATGAGGCCATCCCCTCATCCGATCCCATCGCATGACCGCCCAATTTGATCACCACTATCGCCCCGTGATAGCGCTGCAAGTAAGGCAGGGCTTCGTTCAAGGTGCGGGCGGTCGAGAGAAAATCACGCATTTTGGCTGTCTGCTTCTTCATCTTTGGCGTTCCAAACTGATCCCGCGCCATATTGGGCGCGCTCGATTACTTCCATAAGGCAGGAAGGCTTGGCTGTGAAGGTGGCTGTTCTCAAGCAAGCCCTGCGATCAAGGCCCGAAGGTTTTCAATACCCCAACCTTTTTCTGACGAGGTCATCAAGAGCTCGGGATAGGCGGCAGGGTGTTTTGACAGCGCCTTGCGCACTTGGGCCAAAATCTTATCGCGTTCAGCTTCTTTTACCTTGTCGGCTTTGGTCATCACGACCTGAAAGGTCACAGCTGATTGATCAAGCAGGGTCATGATCTCGTCATCAACCGCCTTGATCCCATGCCGTGTGTCGATAAGCACGAAAGCGCGGCGCAATGAGACGCGGCCTGACAGATAGGCTTTGAGCAATTTCTGCCATTTCTCGACCACCGCAACAGGCGCTTCTGCATAGCCATAGCCCGGCAAGTCGACCACATAATGGCTCTCGCCAAGTGTGAAGAAGTTGATCTCTTGTGTCCGTCCGGGTGTGTTTGAGGCCCGTGCCAAGTTTTTACGCCCAGTCAGCGCATTGATCAGCGAAGATTTCCCAACATTCGAGCGCCCAGCAAAGCATATTTCAAGCCGATCTGCTGGGGGCAGGCCATCCATGGCAACAACGCCTTTGACAAAATCTGCACCGCGCGCAAACAGCAGCCGCCCCTTCTCAAGGCTGATCTCATCGGCATCTTCGGCCAGCGGGAAAGGCAGGGCTGCACTCACCAGATAATCTCCACTTTATCCCCTTGGGCGATATGCCCCGCTTGGGTGGTTTCAGCGTATACGCCAAATTCGCTGTGATCCCAACCGCTTTGCAATATTTGCAGAGTTGGCACATCCCTTACCCCTGTGTCAGGATTTGCTTCAGTTGCACGACAACGGGTTATTGGTTCTACGATTTTTAGGCGGGCCTCGCCAATCACGAGGGTCGCCCCAATCAGGTCAAGCTCTTCCCAAGGGGCTAGACCCTCAAGCCAAAGATTCCCACGAAAGCGGCGCGGATCCAGTGGCATATCGGCCCGCGCCTCTAAGGCGCGCAGTGAGGCAAGATTTAGAATTGAGATCGAGGCAAAATTCGCATCGGTCATGCCTGATTTAGGCGCTGTGACCACCGCCATCGGGGCGGGTCGTTCGGGCGGATAAATTGCCCCTAGCCATGCAATCAAATCGCTGTGGTCGCCTTTTGGGTCGAATATGTGATCGGGCAAATCAGGGTGCGACAGGCGGATTGTGCCATTGTCCAAACAGCAAGCCGTGATGGCCATAAGCTGAGGGGCCTTTGCGCCGCGCAGGAAATTTCGGCAGGGCTGCCATTGCCCCTGCAAGGGGTCAGCCCCCGCTTCAATAACCGCATAGGCGCGATCAAGCGGCAAAGCGCAATCGGGGGCCATAAAGGCCCCCGAAATACGTTCTGCGCCAATACCCTTAATCGGGTGTCGCCATATTTGGTCGA from Rhodobacterales bacterium HKCCA1288 harbors:
- a CDS encoding amino acid ABC transporter ATP-binding protein — its product is MKVTDEVAVEIRDMNKWYGSFHVLRDINLTVNRGERIVICGPSGSGKSTLIRCINALEEHQKGSITVDGTLLSNDLKNIDKIRSEVGMCFQHFNLFPHLTILENCTLAPIWVRKTPKKEAEETAMYFLEKVKIPDQAHKYPGQLSGGQQQRVAIARSLCMRPRIMLFDEPTSALDPEMIKEVLDTMIQLAEEGMTMLCVTHEMGFARQVANRVIFMDAGQIVEQNEPEPFFTNPQNDRTKLFLSQILGH
- a CDS encoding amino acid ABC transporter permease, with the translated sequence MANSANSSVSYVRTEMLPEQAPPVSEAGVVKWVRENLFSGPLNTILTILSLVAIYWVVSHVFQWFAYGIWTANSLSECREVRDALYADGRNVACWAVLSERWNQLLFGFYPADAYWRPVVALIVFFIAVAPVMFNFGGRKLAIFSAVSPFICYWLLWGGSIWGPILTALGFVLAWLAYGQITRQFGALAGVVASILVPLIYWRFGVAPLTGLADGILPIGIENIQSKDFGGFMLALIIGITGIVLSLPLGILLALGRQSDLFIINKFSVIFIEVIRGVPLIVWLFTASLLLNYFLPPGTNFDLMLRVIIMVTLFAAAYMAEVVRGGLAALPRGQYEGADSLGLDYWQSMRLIILPQALKISIPGIVNTFIGLFKDTTLVVFIGLLDPIGLSNAIRATTEWNGIYWELFIFIGLCFFVFCYAMSRYSQYLERKLATDRH
- the argB gene encoding acetylglutamate kinase, whose protein sequence is MKKQTAKMRDFLSTARTLNEALPYLQRYHGAIVVIKLGGHAMGSDEGMASFARDVMLMRTVGVNPVVVHGGGPMINEMLEKLGVTSTFTRGKRVTDAATMDVVEMVLSGQVNKRIVQAINAEGGRAVGLSGKDASMITCTMADPELGFVGEPSEVDTTLLRQLFEAEMIPVIAPIGADRDGHSYNINGDTAAGAIAAALKADRLLLLTDVSGVKNADGEVVTELSAADVEAMTESGVIAGGMIPKTETALSAVRAGVRAAVILDGRAPNACLLELFTDHGAGSIIRA
- a CDS encoding histidine phosphatase family protein; this encodes MTLTLILIRHAKSDWGDAGLDDHDRPLNARGIEDAPRVGTWLEAQGYRPDHVLCSTATRAVDTWAAISRCLSGAEIEVSYTRALYLAMPPDMLNVIRASEGHTLAVIGHNPGIGSLARSLVATQPQHEKFTRYPTAATLVVDFNATSWANIEIGAGVARAFITPRDLP
- a CDS encoding ABC transporter permease subunit (The N-terminal region of this protein, as described by TIGR01726, is a three transmembrane segment that identifies a subfamily of ABC transporter permease subunits, which specificities that include histidine, arginine, glutamine, glutamate, L-cystine (sic), the opines (in Agrobacterium) octopine and nopaline, etc.), with the protein product MASIPDPSSEPFRLGQLIYDRRYRSMTIQVFAFIMIMAFLWQLGWNTVQNLSALGKDFDFGFLGSRAGYDINQRLIEYSNDSTHGRAAIIGILNTLLVAFLGCILATIIGVIAGVLRLSKNWIVARLMTVYVEGFRNVPLLLWILVIFAVMTEATPQPRDFREGGDASMILFDSIAITNRGIFIPRPIWGEGSTLLVAVFFASLFAIWAFRRYARKKQEATGQILPVFWISTALFFVPSIIFYFILGGPVTLQLPELGGFNFTGGLQVRNSLIALWFALSLYTGAFIAEIVRSGILAVSRGQTEAAFALGLRPNRTMNLVILPQALRVIIPPLISQYLNLTKNSSLAIAVGYMDVRSTLGGITINQTGRELEGMLLLGVFYLVTSLIISSVMNVYNNAVKLKER
- a CDS encoding ferredoxin, with translation MLGHFAPEDSHGLGPEVKTVVLLGPDEPRFWSAFEDSSEYRDGAPDPMDRWSARVIGDWAREIGGEAYFPFGGPPYAPFYQWALATGAVWPSPIRLLIHAQSGLFVSFRGALGLPYAMPQAPAQDRPCDSCTHQPCRSACPVAAFDGSGYDTIRCHDHLNTMAGADCMTKGCRARRACPISQNFGRVEAQSHFHMRSFHP
- a CDS encoding MOSC domain-containing protein, with translation MSITLDQIWRHPIKGIGAERISGAFMAPDCALPLDRAYAVIEAGADPLQGQWQPCRNFLRGAKAPQLMAITACCLDNGTIRLSHPDLPDHIFDPKGDHSDLIAWLGAIYPPERPAPMAVVTAPKSGMTDANFASISILNLASLRALEARADMPLDPRRFRGNLWLEGLAPWEELDLIGATLVIGEARLKIVEPITRCRATEANPDTGVRDVPTLQILQSGWDHSEFGVYAETTQAGHIAQGDKVEIIW
- a CDS encoding YihA family ribosome biogenesis GTP-binding protein; this translates as MSAALPFPLAEDADEISLEKGRLLFARGADFVKGVVAMDGLPPADRLEICFAGRSNVGKSSLINALTGRKNLARASNTPGRTQEINFFTLGESHYVVDLPGYGYAEAPVAVVEKWQKLLKAYLSGRVSLRRAFVLIDTRHGIKAVDDEIMTLLDQSAVTFQVVMTKADKVKEAERDKILAQVRKALSKHPAAYPELLMTSSEKGWGIENLRALIAGLA